GTGTGACTCTCTCGGATACACGGATGCTGTTGTCTCGTCAGATTCGTGACCCCTTCTCAGAGTCTAAATACCAAAGCGCAGTATCGAACACGGGATGGAACCACAGTCACGTCTCTCTGCAAACCGCGCCGGTGCTGTGGCTGAAACGATCGTTTCTACGCGACTGATCAGGGCAGGATTCAACGTCGCGAGGCCGGAGATCCCCTGTCGATATGATCTGGTCGTCGATCTCGATGGTGACCTCGTTCGCACTCAGGTGAAACGCGGGTTCGAGGACAGCCGAGACGAGACGCTTCGAGTCAACCTACTCGGCTCAGTGCACAAGGGGGCTACCGAATACGAGAGCGTACAGTACACTGCGGACGATATCGACGCGTTCGCGATTTACGACCCGATCAACGACACGGTGTATTGGCTCTGGTTCGAGGAGGCCCCCGCGACGGAGCTAAGAAGAAAGTATAATTCCCTCGTAGAACATACGCTCGGTCGCAAGCTGAAGTCCCGTGGTGTAGCTGGCCAATCATGAGGGCCTTTGGAGCCCTCGACGGCGGTTCGAATCCGCCCGGGACTATTCTGTGCGAACGAAGTGAGCACGAACAGTCGCACCGCGGATTCGAAGCAGAGAACGGAGCGAGGCGGAGTGACCGCGGTTCGAATCCGCCCGGGACTATCTTAAGTCATCCCGCGCTCGCATCGACACGCCGACCGTTCGACGACCCGTCGCGTCGCCGTCGCGTCCGCCGCCGGCGACGTTTTCACTCCCCGCTCCCTGCGATCGACCGTGACGCTCACCGTTCACGACATCCGCAACGGCATCCGGGGCGGCGTCGGTCGGTTCAAGCGCGAGGCGACCGCGACGTTCACGAAGGAGGAGCTGGCGGCGCTGGCCGACGCGCTCGACGTTCCCGCGGGCGACCGGTCGACGAACGAGTCGACCCGTGCTGCCGTCAGGGTGGCCGTCGGGCTGGCTGAGACGACCGAGGAGGCCGACACGGGGAGCTTCTCGAAGCCGGAACTGTTGTCGATCGCCGACGCCCTCGGCGTCGACCCCGTCGAGGGCGACGAGCCGGAGCCGCTGTATTGAGTCGGGGGGCGGAGTTCTCGCGTCGCGTCGGATCGCGTCAGATGAACGAGACGGCGTACGCGAGCGACGAGAACACCATCAAGCCGACGAGAACCAGCGCGAGCACCTGCTGGCGGTCCATGGCATCGAATTCGGCGGGACCGACAAAACGGTGACGTTCACAGACTGAACAGGAGGTACGGAACGCCGAACAGCAACGCCGTCATGACGGCGAGGATCGCGCCGTAGCCGAGGGCGGTCCCGACGGCCGCGCGGAACGACTCGTGATCGAGGTGGCCGAGGTCCATACAGACGGCTTCCGCGGCGGCGATAAAACCGTTCCCCCTTCGTTCGATTCACCGCCTTCCGTGCTCTGGCCTCCGTGCTCCGTCCGCCGCGGTCGTCCGCCTCGGAATCGTCCGGCTTCGAACCGTTGAAGCGGCCGGGGTCGGTGGATCGCGTATGGGAACGCCGCTGGACTCCCGGGAGGCGCAGGTCGGCGAGGTGCTCGACCGCCTCTACGAGGAGTACCCCGACACGGACATCTCGCTGAACTTCTCGACCGAGTTGGAGCTGCTCGTCGCGGTCGTCCTCTCGGCGCAGTGCACCGACGAGCGGGTCAACGAGGTCTGCGAGGACCTCTTCGAGAAGTACCGCACGCCGGAGGACTACGCCGAGGCCAGCGAGGAGGAACTCGCCGACGACATCTACGGCATCACCTTCCACAACAACAAGGCCGGCTACCTGAAGGGGATCGGCGAGATCCTCGTCGAGGAACACGGCGGCGAGGTGCCGGACACGATGAGCGAGCTGACCGACCTCCCCGGCGTCGGGCGCAAGACCGCGAACGTCGTGCTCCAGCACGCCCACGACGTGACCGAGGGGATCGTCGTCGACACGCACGTCCAGCGCATCTCCCGACGCCTCGGGATCACCGAGGAGGAGCGCCCCGGGGCGATCGAGACGGACCTGATGGGCGTGGTCCCCGAGGACGACTGGCGGATGTTCACCCACCTGTTGATCAGCCACGGGCGGGCGACGTGTACGGCGCGGAACCCCGACTGCGACGAGTGTGTGCTCGCGGACGTCTGTCCGTCCGAGCGGGGGAGCGCGGCCGTGGACCTCGCCAGCGGCGAGGCGTGGTAACGAGGGGGCAGTCGAACGGCGTTCGGCCACCGAGCTTACCCGTCGGAACGGTCAACCTGTAGCCATGTCCGACGACGGACACGGCACGGACGTCGAGGAGGACACCGACCTCGAAACGGCCGAGGACGCCACGTCGTCGAGGGACGAGGACGACGACGCTCCCGAGGACGCGATGCCTGATCAGGAGCCGGGGCGCGACGACACGGACGGCGAGGCGCGCGAGGAGGAGGCCGCCGAACAGGAGAACCCCGACGCCCACCGCGACGAGGAACCGTACCAGTAGCGATCCAGGTCCCCGCCGGACACTTCTTCGCCGGTCACGCGATGTACAGCCCGTAGTAGCGGTACAGCCCGACGACGTACGCGAAACACCAGAACAGCACGTAGCCGAACACGCCGATCCGGAGGCGACCGCGCCACGCGGCCATGTTCTCGTGGAGGTCGTTGAGGCTCGTGTCGGGGTCCTCGATCTCGTAGAGGTCCGCGCCGCGTTTCACCTGGAAGATGCGGACGATGCCGGTCAGGCCGAACGCGAGCAGGGCGTACGCCTGGAGCCCGAGGAAGGCGTGGATCGCGGCGGCGCCGCCGAACTGGTCGAACAGCCGCGGCGCCATCCAGAGCGCGACGGGGACCGTGTTGAGCACCAGCCCCGGAACGATGACGCGGAGGTGGCGCATCAGCCGGTCCCAAGTGACGTGATCCCGGTCGCGTCCGACCATGATCCACGCCCCGTAGAGGTAGAAGGGCAGGCTCGCCGTCACCATCGCCGCGGCCACCGTCGCCGTCGTCGCCTCCGAGACCATCCGTCCGCCCATCGGACCGGGGAACCCCTAAGCCCTCCGACGGCGGTCGGTCGGTCGCGTCGACGACGGCCGAGTGCTTACTCGTCGCCTTCGCCGTCGTCGTTCCCGGTGCCGCCGTCTCCGCCGTCGTCGTCTCCGCCGCCATCGTCGTCCCCGCTGCCGTCGTCCCCGGTACCGCCGCTTCCCTCGCCGCCCTCGCCGTCATCGGAACCGGCCCCCGACTGCACCGAGTCGAGCGACTGCCACTCGACCGTTCCGGCCTCGACGATCGCCGACGGCTGTAGCGCGGGGTCGGTAAGCGTCACGCGCGCGAGTCCGACCGGTCCCGCCCTCGGCTCCGGGAGCGCGGACGGGTCCTCGGTCTCGAACGGGGCCTCCGGATCGTCCCCGACGACGACGCGCATCGCCATGCCGAACCCCTCGTGGGGCGAACAGAGGAGGTCGTACACGCCCGGCGTGTCGAAG
This genomic stretch from Halobaculum roseum harbors:
- a CDS encoding group I intron-associated PD-(D/E)XK endonuclease; this translates as MEPQSRLSANRAGAVAETIVSTRLIRAGFNVARPEIPCRYDLVVDLDGDLVRTQVKRGFEDSRDETLRVNLLGSVHKGATEYESVQYTADDIDAFAIYDPINDTVYWLWFEEAPATELRRKYNSLVEHTLGRKLKSRGVAGQS
- the nth gene encoding endonuclease III, whose product is MGTPLDSREAQVGEVLDRLYEEYPDTDISLNFSTELELLVAVVLSAQCTDERVNEVCEDLFEKYRTPEDYAEASEEELADDIYGITFHNNKAGYLKGIGEILVEEHGGEVPDTMSELTDLPGVGRKTANVVLQHAHDVTEGIVVDTHVQRISRRLGITEEERPGAIETDLMGVVPEDDWRMFTHLLISHGRATCTARNPDCDECVLADVCPSERGSAAVDLASGEAW
- a CDS encoding DUF7321 family protein, giving the protein MVSEATTATVAAAMVTASLPFYLYGAWIMVGRDRDHVTWDRLMRHLRVIVPGLVLNTVPVALWMAPRLFDQFGGAAAIHAFLGLQAYALLAFGLTGIVRIFQVKRGADLYEIEDPDTSLNDLHENMAAWRGRLRIGVFGYVLFWCFAYVVGLYRYYGLYIA